From Yersinia hibernica, a single genomic window includes:
- the fkpB gene encoding FKBP-type peptidyl-prolyl cis-trans isomerase, which translates to MSELVQDNSAVLVHFTLKLEDGSTAESTHIHGKPALFRLGDSSLSDALEQQLIGLKVGDKHTFTLQPEDAFGLESPDLIQYFTQRDFAQTGVPDAGTIMLFTTRDGSEMPGVVREVAEESITVDFNHPLAGHIVSFDIEVLEIDPQQEATHADIVG; encoded by the coding sequence ATGTCAGAGCTTGTACAAGACAATAGCGCCGTATTGGTGCATTTCACTCTGAAACTGGAAGATGGCTCAACGGCAGAATCAACTCATATTCATGGCAAACCCGCGCTATTTCGGTTAGGCGATAGCAGCCTAAGTGACGCGCTGGAGCAGCAGTTGATAGGTCTGAAAGTGGGCGATAAGCACACTTTTACCTTGCAGCCTGAAGATGCATTTGGTTTGGAAAGTCCTGATTTGATTCAGTACTTCACTCAGCGCGATTTTGCTCAAACCGGTGTACCGGATGCCGGCACGATTATGCTGTTTACCACCCGTGATGGCAGTGAAATGCCAGGAGTGGTGCGAGAAGTGGCGGAAGAGTCCATTACTGTTGATTTTAATCACCCGTTGGCTGGGCATATCGTCAGCTTTGATATTGAAGTGCTGGAGATTGACCCCCAA